One part of the Girardinichthys multiradiatus isolate DD_20200921_A chromosome 10, DD_fGirMul_XY1, whole genome shotgun sequence genome encodes these proteins:
- the tob1b gene encoding protein Tob1b, with the protein MQLEIQVALNFIISYLYNKLPRRRVNIFGEELERQLKRKYEGHWYPDKPYKGSGFRCIHVGEKVDPVVEQAAKESGLDIEDVRNNLPQDLSVWIDPFEVSYQIGEKGPVKVLYVDDNNENGSELDKEIKNSFNPEAQVFMPISDPVGASSESSSPSPPFGQSAAVSPSFMPRSTQPLTFTTATFAATKFGSTKMKSSGRSNNSTSGSSTKVARTSPTNNLGLNVNTLLKQKAMSTSMHSLYGLGLGQQQKASALSPNAKEFVFPSLQGQSSPGTMFSGEGSLGLGSLQYNNAFDMFSAYGSLNDKSLMDGLNFSLSNMQYSNQQFQPVMAN; encoded by the coding sequence ATGCAGCTTGAGATTCAAGTAGCACTCAATTTTATTATTTCCTATTTATACAACAAGCTCCCAAGACGGCGTGTGAATATCTTTGGTGAAGAGCTTGAGAGGCAGCTCAAGAGAAAATATGAAGGCCACTGGTATCCGGATAAGCCATACAAAGGTTCAGGGTTCAGGTGCATCCACGTAGGGGAGAAGGTGGATCCTGTGGTGGAGCAGGCAGCCAAAGAGAGTGGGCTGGACATTGAAGATGTCCGTAATAACCTCCCTCAGGACCTTAGCGTTTGGATTGACCCATTTGAAGTTTCTTACCAGATTGGGGAGAAGGGACCGGTCAAGGTGTTGTACGTTGATGATAACAACGAGAACGGGTCTGAGCTGGACAAGGAGATCAAGAACAGCTTTAACCCAGAGGCCCAGGTCTTCATGCCAATCAGCGACCCTGTTGGGGCTTCCTCAGAATCAAGCTCCCCCTCTCCCCCGTTTGGGCAGTCTGCTGCCGTGAGCCCATCTTTCATGCCACGCTCTACCCAGCCCTTAACCTTCACTACTGCCACCTTTGCTGCCACAAAGTTCGGCTCGACTAAGATGAAGAGCAGTGGCCGCAGCAACAATAGCACCAGCGGCAGTAGCACCAAGGTGGCTCGCACCTCTCCCACCAATAACCTGGGTCTGAATGTCAACACTCTACTGAAGCAGAAAGCCATGTCCACCTCCATGCACTCGCTGTATGGGCTGGGCTTGGGTCAGCAGCAGAAGGCCTCTGCTCTGTCTCCCAACGCCAAGGAGTTTGTGTTCCCCAGCCTGCAGGGCCAGTCCAGCCCTGGAACCATGTTCTCTGGGGAGGGCTCCCTTGGGCTCGGCTCTCTGCAGTACAACAATGCCTTTGACATGTTTTCAGCCTATGGAAGCCTCAACGACAAGTCACTCATGGATGGGCTCAACTTCAGTCTGAGCAATATGCAGTATTCTAACCAGCAATTCCAGCCTGTCATGGCTAACTAA